A part of Leifsonia xyli subsp. xyli str. CTCB07 genomic DNA contains:
- a CDS encoding TetR-like C-terminal domain-containing protein, giving the protein MILPDRFAMPNSGDLRTDLETWLSTMLAVVQSPEGQGLFRSLITAATENEEVGRRLRETLADPRLFNTRLREAQEAGDFRADLPIEEVAETVIGTMMFRMLARSED; this is encoded by the coding sequence ATGATACTCCCGGACCGCTTCGCCATGCCCAACAGCGGCGACCTGCGCACCGACCTAGAGACCTGGCTCAGCACCATGCTCGCCGTGGTGCAGAGCCCCGAAGGCCAGGGACTCTTCCGCTCGCTCATCACCGCCGCCACCGAAAACGAGGAGGTCGGGCGGCGACTGCGGGAAACGCTGGCCGACCCGCGGCTCTTCAACACCCGGCTGCGGGAGGCCCAGGAGGCCGGCGACTTCCGGGCGGATCTGCCGATCGAGGAAGTCGCGGAGACCGTGATCGGAACCATGATGTTCCGGATGCTGGCCCGGTCGGAGGACTAG
- a CDS encoding MMPL family transporter, translating into MAELLYRIGTFAAQRAWRVIVAWILVLGIAAGGFLIGFKGLSTAFDVPGTASGAVVDELTKKLPDYAGAAGTVVFQTEDGEALDAGQRAAISGLVASATGLRDVAKVVDPFAAEAQRAGQRKQLSDGSAQLDAAQRQLDAGRTQLGSGKAQAAAAQAQLDVARKQLEAAGRPTASLDAQQAQLDAGAAELAAQQKKLDDGAAELASQRTELHRGAELMTLADGIRVVSADGSTALVNVAFTEPMLELPEAAKQGIMDHFESKRIDGVTVSFSTDIAQGVPQIVGVGEAVGVVFASIVLVVVLGSLVAAALPLLTALFGVGVAALGSLAFSGVVDMASVTPVLAIMLGLAVGIDYSLFIVKRHRRQLLEGADPVESVGLTNGTSGNAVVFAGTTVVVALFALNVTGVPFLGLMGTVGAVAVVLAVLIAVTLTPALLGLLGMRILTKRARAKVGTVHVDDTKPMSTWRAVITVVASVAGLLIIAIPALSMRVGLLDGSSEPVGSTAYNAFQQTAASFGDGATGPLLVTADVPAGLADEKVAATQLTIARTLADQRDVMAVAPIAVSDDHRLMAFQVVPVEGPNSVSTEKLVGALRELPPVEGEIQLGVSGQTAINLDISANLADVLPLYLLVVVGLSLLIMVLVFRSLLVPLIATGGFILSLFATYGAVTALFQWGWGADALGIHTGPILSFLPVILVGILFGLAMDYQLFLGSGMREAYAHGAPARLAVAKGFRAGRTVVAAAALIMILVFGGFIFSDSTMIRPIGFGLAFGVLVDAFAVRMLLMPALMHLLGRSAWWLPGWLDRLLPNVDVEGAALESHHHR; encoded by the coding sequence GTGGCCGAACTGCTTTACCGCATCGGAACATTCGCGGCACAGCGCGCGTGGCGTGTAATCGTCGCCTGGATCCTGGTGCTCGGGATCGCGGCCGGTGGGTTCCTCATCGGCTTCAAGGGGCTCTCCACCGCCTTCGATGTGCCGGGGACGGCTTCGGGAGCGGTCGTCGACGAACTCACGAAGAAGCTTCCGGATTACGCGGGCGCGGCTGGCACGGTCGTCTTCCAGACTGAGGACGGCGAGGCGCTGGATGCCGGCCAGCGCGCCGCGATCAGCGGCCTCGTGGCGAGCGCCACTGGGCTCCGGGATGTGGCCAAGGTGGTCGACCCGTTCGCGGCCGAGGCCCAGCGCGCTGGCCAGCGGAAACAGCTGAGTGACGGCTCAGCGCAGCTGGACGCCGCTCAGCGGCAGCTCGACGCCGGGCGGACCCAGCTCGGTTCGGGCAAGGCGCAGGCGGCGGCGGCGCAGGCTCAGCTCGACGTCGCGCGCAAGCAGCTGGAGGCCGCCGGGAGGCCGACCGCCTCCCTCGACGCGCAGCAGGCTCAGCTCGACGCGGGCGCGGCCGAGCTCGCGGCCCAGCAGAAGAAGCTGGACGACGGCGCGGCCGAGCTCGCATCCCAGCGGACCGAACTGCATCGTGGTGCGGAGCTGATGACGCTCGCCGACGGCATCCGCGTCGTGTCGGCGGACGGCTCCACCGCGCTCGTCAACGTCGCTTTCACCGAGCCAATGCTCGAACTTCCCGAAGCGGCGAAGCAGGGCATCATGGACCACTTCGAGTCGAAGCGCATCGATGGAGTCACGGTCTCCTTCTCGACGGACATCGCGCAGGGCGTGCCGCAGATCGTCGGCGTCGGGGAGGCCGTCGGTGTCGTCTTCGCGTCGATCGTGCTCGTCGTCGTGCTCGGCTCGCTCGTCGCAGCCGCGCTTCCCCTGCTGACCGCGCTGTTCGGGGTCGGCGTCGCCGCGCTCGGATCGCTCGCGTTCTCGGGCGTCGTGGATATGGCATCCGTGACCCCTGTGCTCGCGATCATGCTCGGCCTCGCCGTCGGCATCGACTACTCCCTCTTCATCGTGAAACGGCACCGGCGCCAACTGCTTGAGGGAGCCGACCCAGTCGAGTCGGTGGGACTCACCAACGGCACCTCTGGCAACGCGGTCGTCTTCGCCGGGACCACGGTCGTGGTCGCGTTGTTCGCGCTCAATGTGACCGGCGTCCCGTTCCTCGGACTGATGGGAACGGTCGGGGCGGTCGCGGTCGTGCTCGCGGTTCTCATCGCGGTCACTCTGACGCCGGCGCTGCTCGGCCTGCTCGGGATGCGCATCCTCACCAAACGCGCCCGAGCCAAGGTCGGCACCGTCCACGTCGACGACACCAAGCCGATGTCCACGTGGCGAGCGGTCATCACCGTGGTGGCGAGCGTCGCCGGGCTGCTGATCATCGCCATCCCGGCCTTGTCGATGCGCGTCGGGCTGCTGGACGGGTCATCGGAGCCCGTCGGCTCGACCGCCTACAACGCGTTCCAGCAGACCGCGGCGTCCTTCGGAGATGGTGCGACCGGGCCGCTGCTGGTCACCGCTGATGTCCCGGCCGGTCTCGCCGACGAGAAGGTGGCGGCAACGCAGCTCACCATCGCGCGCACGCTGGCCGACCAGAGGGATGTGATGGCCGTCGCCCCGATCGCCGTCTCGGACGACCACCGGCTGATGGCGTTCCAGGTCGTCCCGGTCGAGGGGCCGAACAGTGTGTCCACCGAGAAGCTGGTGGGTGCGCTGCGCGAGCTGCCCCCGGTGGAGGGCGAAATTCAGCTCGGCGTCTCCGGCCAGACGGCGATCAACCTCGACATCTCCGCCAACCTCGCGGACGTTCTGCCGCTCTACCTGCTCGTCGTGGTGGGGCTGTCCCTGCTGATCATGGTGCTGGTGTTCCGGTCGCTGCTGGTGCCGCTCATCGCGACCGGCGGGTTCATCCTGTCGCTGTTCGCGACTTATGGGGCGGTCACGGCGCTGTTCCAGTGGGGCTGGGGCGCGGACGCGCTCGGCATCCACACCGGGCCCATCCTGAGCTTCCTGCCCGTCATCCTGGTCGGCATCCTGTTCGGGCTCGCGATGGACTACCAGCTCTTCCTCGGCTCGGGGATGCGCGAGGCGTATGCGCACGGAGCCCCCGCCCGACTGGCCGTAGCGAAGGGCTTCCGCGCCGGGCGGACCGTCGTGGCGGCCGCAGCGCTCATCATGATCTTGGTTTTCGGCGGTTTCATCTTCAGTGACTCGACCATGATCCGGCCCATCGGATTCGGGCTCGCTTTCGGTGTCCTGGTCGATGCCTTCGCGGTGCGGATGCTGCTCATGCCCGCATTGATGCACCTCCTCGGCCGCTCGGCCTGGTGGCTGCCGGGCTGGCTCGACCGTCTCCTCCCGAACGTCGATGTCGAGGGCGCTGCCCTCGAAAGCCACCACCACCGCTGA
- a CDS encoding NUDIX domain-containing protein, translating into MTLPPLLVSAIALVRDRRVLMVTARNRDVYYLPGGKIEPGETAPEAAAREASEEVALRLDPAALAGLFEVRTLVHGEPEGREVHMTVFRAETEAEPAPAGEADSLHWVTSRDADRCPPAGREVLRLLGEAGVID; encoded by the coding sequence ATGACACTCCCGCCGCTGCTGGTCTCTGCCATCGCCCTCGTTCGCGATCGTCGCGTCCTCATGGTGACCGCCCGGAACCGGGATGTTTACTACCTGCCCGGCGGCAAGATCGAACCGGGCGAGACCGCGCCGGAGGCGGCTGCGCGCGAGGCGTCGGAAGAGGTGGCGCTGCGTCTGGACCCGGCAGCGCTGGCCGGGCTCTTCGAGGTGCGGACGCTCGTGCACGGCGAGCCGGAGGGTCGAGAGGTCCATATGACGGTGTTCCGGGCAGAGACGGAGGCGGAACCGGCTCCGGCGGGTGAGGCCGATTCGCTGCACTGGGTCACGAGCCGGGACGCGGACCGCTGCCCGCCGGCCGGCCGTGAGGTGCTCCGGCTGCTGGGCGAGGCCGGGGTCATCGACTAG